The genome window TCAGTTTTCCTTTCTTGCTCAAATACTTTGACTATTTCATTTCAGAAGCAATTATTTCTTCTTTGGTAGATTTCAGAAGCGATGGATGAAAGCACTAGGCAAAAGTTGATGCTGTTAGCGTCAGGGAGAACGCGGGCACAAATCGATGTTCCTCAAATCTTGTTGGGGCTTGTAAATGGAACTTTTAAGTCTGATTTTCCAAATGAAAAGTCTTATATGCAGTGGAAGAATAGACAGGTTTGGTCAACTTTTGAATAGTTTAGAATTGAGTCCTTTTAACTTCAGAACTGGCTAGAGCAAATAGGTGAACGTGGTAAATTGTCATATTAATCAGACACCTTTCACATGTAGTAGTAGTTAGGCAAAAACTCATTGACCAGGAATTAGTTTGAGTGAGACTCATATAACCATGTACTTTGAAAGACATGTTGTAAACTTGTAAAGCTTTTAGCGACCTGTCTTTGGATAATGTAATACTGGTTGGCTTGTGATTGCATGAATTTAGTACCTCAAGCAATAGCCCTGTCAGTAGTTTTAGGGTAGACTAATTACCAAACTTAGTGTAAACATGCTTGCCTTATCTTGACTGTTCTCAGTTTGGGCCTTAGGTTGTCTGCCGGTGAAGAATTTTAGAGTTGCCCTGACTTGAAAGGTTGACATATAAGGCATTTCTGTAGTGACCTTAGCAGTAGTTGTAGTAGTTTTTTCTGTAACTTCTAGGTAATGTACAATGGGCAGTGTCAAAATCTGTTCGCCTgtttaattgtttaatttagAAGTTGAGGAATTGATAATTGACAAGATCTCTACGTAGTTCTCATCATGCTTTTGTTGTAATTAAggattttaagctttgaattgACGTATTTATTTTCTACTCATTTTGTAGGCAAGTATATTAGAAGAACTTCTCTGTTTTTCTGCTGACCTTGTAGCACATGATAATCGAGCTATTATGAGTGCTCTTGCTATGGTAAAAAATGCAAAGGTGTGTCCTTGTGAGTTTACAACATTATAGAAATGGTGAATCTGAAATTTTGAATACTTATTGAGAGATGCTtattttgtttatcttagtTGTCCCAACAATTCAATAATGGCTCTGATTTGTTATCTCGATATTGCAGGAATGGGACTTTATGTCTCTTTCTGAACGGGCTGAGGTTCTATCAGTTATCAAACAGGTGGCTTTGAAGTTCTCATCTCTTCCAGGGCACTTGGGTATCGAAAGTGAGACCTATTATTGGACTTCTGCGTATCACCTGAATATTAGACTTTATGAGAAACTACTTCTTGGTGTATTTGATGCTCTTGATGAAGGCCAGCTAATAGCGGTAGATATATCATTGTCTTAATTTCAGTTAAGCAATTTCTTTTTATGTCCTTGTAGTTTAATTCTGGTGAAGCTCAAATTTGCTGCTTTCATCCTATTAGGAAGCCGATGAGTTCCTGatgcttttaaaattgacatggTCCACTTTAGGCCTCACTCAAAAAATCCATGATGCAATATATGGGTGGGTCCTTTTCCAACAGGTAAACATGATATCTTTAACATTTAACATTTATGTAGCATGTTTCGCGAATCAACTTTATAAATGCATCCTTCAATCTGGATTGAATGATAGTAATCATTATTCCTTCTTTAAATTTGTGTGGGCTTTGTTGTGAAAGTTGTTACTTTTATTGCATTATTAGCACACTGGGTGAACAAAAGTCTGTTTAAACAGCCTATATTAAATTCCGACGGAATAAAaacttattaaaattttggagtAGTGGGTTGAGTGAATCTTGCACCATCAGTATTCTGGTTACCAGTACCTTTGTCCTTCATTTGCCATTCAATGCTTAATACCATCTCTAATAGTTATCTGAGGCAAGTTTCTGTGTTGAAGTTTGTTGAAACAGGCGAGCCTTTGCTATTAGAATATGCAACAGTGGAGTTGCTGAAACTTATATCAGCTAAAGGTGATGATAAGAAGTTGAGGCTATATAGCAATAGCCTGCTATGTTCTAGGCAGTGCAATGACAGCGAGATAAAACTTAGTTTGGTTGACGCTGTCTTCTACTCGATAAGCATCTGGTGTGAGAGCAAACTGGAAGACTATCATCTCCATTTTAGTCAGGTTATATCATGTcccattttgtttttggttttatgAAGAGAAAACATTTCAATGCAGCATTGTGTACCTGCAATCTttacttctttttcttcactgtgtttattttttattttttatttttatgccaTTTAAATCATCGTATCAGTGTTACTCAAATGTGAAATGAAATGGCAGTCGTCTGAACATTGTAaattctttgttagccaatgtTTACAtgtatcaattttcttttatgtCCTTCGatgttttattaaaatttacatATTGCAACACTTTTGGATTTCCAAATGTTATGTTCTAATTATGAGATTTTTATTTCAGCAACCTTATCACATAAAGAGGGTGATGAGCTTATTGTCAGTAGTTGGCATTTATACTTTTGGCGATGGTGGTGATAATAAGGTTAGCCTTGCTGCACTCCTAGCTAGTAATGTGAACATGTGGTTTTAAACGAATTATACTACTTCCATATGTCTAATATGGTTGCAATTGTTGCTTGATTAAGTATTTAACTTCACAAAGCAGTAGGTAGGGTTGTTTTCTCCATATGTCTGATGTTTTTATTTATGGGGTAAAGAAGCTTGGCGGTTGGACTTGAGTTGGTAGTAATTGAAAGGATATATAATCTCATGAAAATTTTCTTATATGCAGTTGAGCAGGTTGAATATTCCAGATGAGGACGCTGCTAAAATATTTGAATCTTATGTGGAAAGGTCCATTGAAGCAGCATACAGGCGGGTACGAAATGCTTATGATTTTAAGTTTGTATAAAATTTAGATTTCTATCTGTTAAAAAAGACAAACTGTTTATATTGTTAGGCAGCAAGTAACGTCGAACATTTATCCAAAGTGGAAAAAAGGCATCCCTTGGAAGTACTTGCAAATGAACTCAGGTTGATATCTGAGAAAGAGTTCAATGTCTTCTACCCGGAGATATGTAAATGGTGTCCTAAATCTGTGACGATGGTAGCTATGCTATTGCACCAGATTTTTTGGGGAAGACTGGTTTGTTTTTGCACCTTTTAATAAATGAATTATCAATCTATTTGCAGCTGGTACGCTGTGAAACTTGTGATTGATTCGTTATGTTGATGTGTAGAAACCATTTCTTGATGGGGTGTCATCTCTCTCTGAAGATGTTAAAGCAGTTCTTCCAGCTGCTGATTTATTGGATCATGGCCTAACTCAGCTATATAATCTTGTTGATGGAGCAAATAGCAAACATTTGCACCATTATCCGGTTAGTTTAtggtttatatattttattgttaTATCTCATCCATATATACCAACCCGGAAAATGAAAAAGTAAATAATTCTACCGAAATTCTTTTACTTTTGTGTGTAATTATGCTGTTATGTATCTGGAATTTTGGATTAGCAAATCTACTAGCCTAAGTTGCCACTTAGGTCTATTAACCGAGTTTCTGAATTTCAACCGCAGCCAATGCTAAATGTTATATGAAAAAATTATTTCAGTTTACTGCATTCTTCTGTATATGTTTATGTTTCTTTCTGCTTGCATTTGATTATACTGCTGGTAATATAATCATTCCGTTCTGTGGATTAGGAAACATTTGAGATCTTTTCTCCCCATTAATGCCTTACATGGGGAGATGGTCACTCTGTTCTGGAGATTTCTGGAACTTGATAGCATTCAATTTAACTTAAGCTGTGCATTTTGTCTGGTGCTTGTTGGACACTTTCAGTTTTGAAAAGATTTGCACCACACATGCATTATAGAGCGCTAATATGTTCTTGTGTTCTTCAGCTTTCATCCTTTGTTGTAATTGATAATTCAACTTTAATTAGATGATAAGTCAAAGAATGATctgtttgtgcttttgtttttgggtagattggtgaagttgctaaACCTCTCATTCTTGATTGGGTGATTGCTCAGCATGAACGTATCTTGGAGTGGACTGGACGCGCATTTGATCTTGAGGTTGGCTCTATGTAGACTTGAATGGTGCACTTTAATATTTTCCCTCCCACCTGCCTGGGTAAACAAATGCACTAAATTAACAGGGAAAGATAACGTAATAGCTTATTAGCTTATCAAACAAACTGATAAGAAGTTAAATCTATTTATCTTCTTGTCGCATAATAGCTGATCAAACAAACTGATAGTGTGATACTAGGCAACCATTGGGTAATGTACCACTTTTGATTAGCAATGTTGGTGATCAAACTATAAGACAATGAAGCATTGGCATTCGTGTGTACTTGTGTATGTGAGAAGGGGAGCATATGATGAGGACAAGGAACAATTTGTTAAATTTCTCTGTCTTCCCCTCTTACTTTCCATAATTTGGGCCTGTTCTGTTCTTCTTGAGGTGTATCATCAATAGTTCTAAATGGATGGGATTTAGGGATTAGTTGGGTTGATCCCTATGGTGTTAGCAAGATGTAACAGTGTCCGGCACAAGAATGAATGAATGTTGCACTGGTTTCGAATTCGTGGATAgtatttattctttttcttctatttaGTCCTAGATAAGTTTGATTTCTGATGTATGTGTTGAGTATTTTACATAACTATTGGTAACCATTTGACAAGTTTCAAGTTTGGACATGCTTTAAGAAGAGAATGTCTTCTCTTCTATATGATGAGTACATTATCTTTTGAATGTTTGTTATGTGCAGGAGTGGGAGCCTTTGTCGACTCAGC of Malus sylvestris chromosome 6, drMalSylv7.2, whole genome shotgun sequence contains these proteins:
- the LOC126625026 gene encoding protein unc-13 homolog isoform X3; translated protein: MQISEAMDESTRQKLMLLASGRTRAQIDVPQILLGLVNGTFKSDFPNEKSYMQWKNRQASILEELLCFSADLVAHDNRAIMSALAMVKNAKEWDFMSLSERAEVLSVIKQVALKFSSLPGHLGIESETYYWTSAYHLNIRLYEKLLLGVFDALDEGQLIAEADEFLMLLKLTWSTLGLTQKIHDAIYGWVLFQQFVETGEPLLLEYATVELLKLISAKGDDKKLRLYSNSLLCSRQCNDSEIKLSLVDAVFYSISIWCESKLEDYHLHFSQQPYHIKRVMSLLSVVGIYTFGDGGDNKLSRLNIPDEDAAKIFESYVERSIEAAYRRAASNVEHLSKVEKRHPLEVLANELRLISEKEFNVFYPEICKWCPKSVTMVAMLLHQIFWGRLKPFLDGVSSLSEDVKAVLPAADLLDHGLTQLYNLVDGANSKHLHHYPIGEVAKPLILDWVIAQHERILEWTGRAFDLEEWEPLSTQQRQAASIIEVFRIVEESVDQFFGFNLPMDITHLQALLSVVFHTLDNYLVKLLDKLVEKNHLYPSAPPLTRYKETTIPVMKKKLLECMPLDDNVYNKLNSLTIPRLCIRLNTLKYIQKQIDILEDGIRKSWALVRQPVHKKWDKEHSSRTTSNEQVDELFVNTFEIIRDTAANAISKLCDFTGARIVFWDLRHAFLFGLYCGNVEGARLDGVLSHIDAVLGHVCGFIDDSLRDAVVSSICRASLEGFAWVLLDGGPSRAFSDSDIALMEDDLTTLKEFFVADGEGLPRSLVEQEAKLAEQILNLYSFQTETIIQMLMAASEQISSGLDSHDQSHMRLHNAHTLVRVLCHKKDREASKFLKRQYQFPMSSEYEDTPSTDQTAGSPFRSDLTKRSTSFRWNTNSPPSFKSFKKKLQEATSEIRNVAW